In the genome of Etheostoma cragini isolate CJK2018 chromosome 5, CSU_Ecrag_1.0, whole genome shotgun sequence, the window CATTTTCTGGCTCGAGCTTTTTACATATAAAGATGTGCTGcttgttttatcatttaaaactTTTGGACAGATAAACAGCCACTTCAAGGACGTTACCTTGGGCTACCAAATTATATTCAAATCCCCAAATTTGTTCCAACAGCACtagtgtgtatgaatgtgtgttttacctCCATGACCAGCTGATGGGCGCGAGACACCAGAGTGAGGCCGTTGGCGTGGTTGAAGGTTTCAGAGATGTCCTGTCCGAAAGTGTAGCCAGCACCTCGGGGAGAGATGCCCCACCCACCACGATCATCAGGGTCTGACCACAGCAGGTCACACATCGGGCCCTAGATGAAGagtcaaaaaagattttttatattatgtgtgtgtgtgtgtgtgtgtgtgtgtgtatatataaaaaactataatactattttttcatttttattatttcagtcCAGCAAATCATATTTTGTCTGAGCCAAACCTTTAGCGGTATTacaatgaacacacaaacactggctGATTTAGACTCAATCCCACATACATTGTCCTGCTACCAAATACACACCAAATTCGGATTAATCTGCCGCTGATATTAGCCACCAACAAATTTAAgtttacattcagtgtttcagcatttcaatgtgtgtgtacctcATGTGGGACTTCCTGCAGGCGGTCCAGAGCGCGTATGTGATCCAGGGTGTCTATGGAGGGAGACAAACCTCCGTGGAGACAGAAGATCTGTAATAAAAACCATAAAAGAAATGACGCTGACTGATGGCACTCTACACTGTTaaacatatacacaaaatacaCTCCACACAAAAAGATATGGGAGGGGTGCGCAGAGCCACGTTTTCTAGGCTAATCCTCCCACCTGTCCGTCCACCAACGCAGTGAGTGGTAGGTAGTCGAACAGGTCTGTGAAGTACTTCCAGACGTTGGCGTTGCCATACTTCCTCAGGCACTCATCGTAGAAGCCATAGACCTGCGTGATCTGCCGCGACTCGTGGTTCCCTCGCAGGATGGTGATTCGCTCCTGGAAACGAACCTGAAAACCAGAAAAAAGGTAGATTGTGTTTTTCTagtcttttgtttatttgcacatttattACTGAAAGATGAGTTTGTAAATTGGTGTCTTTTATAGCCACATGGAATAGGCCTGATGTTGCTGACACAGAAATAACctataaaaaaatgtagtaaCTACAgggctgtggggggggggggggggggggggggggggggggggggggggggggggggggggggggggcggcctcgagctcacccagtaagagcgttcgccccattttggctgagtcctgcagcggcctggattcgaatccaacctgcggcACTTTGCTGCGTATCATCCCCCATCtccctccccctttcatgtctatccagtGTCAGTCAAATAAAAGGGAAAgccccaaaaattatcttaaaaaaatataaacccATAGGGTTGTAACcggaaaatgttttaatttagagCTATAGCGATAAGTCAACTAATTGATAAGACAAATTGGGATGTGTATTcttgttattttacattttgttgggCAAACGATTAATCTAGGTAATAATAAGCAGATTAATCAAACTGAGAAATTGTTAGTAGTGGACCTcaattaatattattttgtttgtttacttttattaagCAAAACTTTATCAGAGTGGAGTTTATTTTTAGATGCATTGATGCAGGTAGGCCAACAGGTTCAGTCTCCTGCTTATTAAATTTGTTACAATAAACAATGTAATGTCAGCAGGCATGTAGCCTCGCAGAGTTAAGACTTTAAATATAGAGTTCTGACTGATCTTTTAAATCGGGTAACTTCCAGAGAATAGGATCAGCTCAGTGTGGGAGTGGTAAGTTGATAAAAGATCAACCAAAAGTTGATACACGCTTTACTTTtctcttcaactttattttagaaattgAATTTGGCCGAGAAATCCGACATTTtgtgaacaaaaaacatgtttttgttttataaatcaaaGTAAAGACCAATAACAGCCCTGCAAGTGGTGTGTTCATCACAGCAGGTAAAggtttgtccaatcaacacaaaacatccaggaaatgtctacataatgatCTTACATATACACAGCAAGTCTCAAATCTTGACTTCTGAGAGCTTCCCATCTGCTGTAACTGTTAGTAGTGACGATGTTTGCTGCAGGTCTAAAGGTGTCATAACAACCTACTTTGAGTTTATAGGTGTACAACATGTCCTGGCAGCCTCCAAATACATACAAGAAGAATTATAATCAACATTACTGTCTACAACCGGCAGAGACCTTTGTCATGACATGTGTAACTTTTTAAAGGCCTTTTTTGAGGTAGCTGAACGTTAAGACTATTGTGAACCAAACCAAGAGCACAGTGACCGTGTTTACCTTTAGCGTGACGAGCAGAGTGACCGTCTCCACAGAGTAGTAGCCTCTGTCAACGTAGTCTCCCATGAACAGGTAGTTGGTGTCGGGAGACTTGCCTCCGATCTTAAACAGCTCCATCAGGTCGTGGAACTGACCGTGGACGTCGCCACAAACCGTCACAGGGCATCGCACCTGAGGACGCAGGTGAAGGGTCCAAGCAAAGTTTAACAGCAATGAAACAACAACGACATTTTCACACAATGACACATAAAGTTATGCTTTTAAAGACCTCAAAATCTTTGTTCATTTACTTATACATTGAGTTGTTTATTACAGGATATGtttaatatttcagtttttaatatGTTGGCTGGGAGATCTTTGTCTCTAAAAATGATAGTGTGTGAAAACCTGGAGCTTGGCAAAGACATGGTTTACAGTGTAAACAAGGTGTGATATTGTTCAGAGGCTCAGTCCCATTCCGCTCCAAACACGCCACAGGGAACAGGAGTTAGCATCCAGATACCATTGTGGTTTTCCCTTATGTATTATAAAGATATCCTTTACAAATAGACAAACAAGAACTTCTATTCACTGCTAAAGCTGTATAAATATGGGCCGGTTTAATCAGAGTGTGTAAAACTCATTTAGAAAAAACTCATCTTCActtgtatatgtgtttatttgtgccGTACAGGAGATTAATGTGACTTGCTGCACAAAAGCTCTAAAAACGGTTTTATTTTAGTTCCCTGGTGCAGTTTGGATAACTTCCTGCAAAATCTGAACAGTCTGTTGTTCTGTTTTACGCGTCTCTGTCGTTTTGATCATTTGTATGTACTTTGAATTGTTTCTAGGTGTTTAAGTGTTTGCACATTGATTTAATCTTTTGTTAAATTTTGGGATGCAAGCAGACGGTTTTCTTGTAAGGGGTCACAGTCCAAAAAAGGTGAGGAACCACTGACTTAATACATTTCTCCCAATTCCGGGTGAAGTTTACTGTATGTCATCATATTTACTGTTACAGTTAAGGTAGAAGATAAAACTAATTTTTCTTCTGTGGTTTATCAGTTATGCTAACAGAACTAGATGTTTCAATCCTTTAGCAGGAAAGTCTTGCCAGTAGCAGTTGTGGAGTGgtgaaaaggggggggggggtatagtatgtcattagGGTCATCAGGTGGGCACTCTGCTTTGACGTTTCGCTGATTGAAGCCCATGACGTCTCCATTGGGCTGAACAGTGTACCCAGCGTTCCAGGTACACCCCCCTCCATGCCATAGACTCCATTTCCCTTACAGGCTATGCATGGCGGGGgcatcccccccccctaaaCCTGACCGCATACCATCAAACTGGAACTTACACACTTTCCTTATCAAACTATATACTGATTATATTTATGAACGAATGAATTGATTACAATTCTAATCTGCAATGCCTTTAACTTATGCCATGGACCAATGGCTTGTACTGAAGCATGTCTTCAAACTGGAGATTGAGACAGTTTGACTGGCCGGACCAATTCTGAAATTCTATTATTGCAGTTAATGTAAGTCATTTTACATGTGAAGTAACTGACAATTCTTTTTCATACATGTCATACTGGAAATCAATCAGCAAGTTCAATTTTTGTCTGCATCATGGGAAATCTCACCTCCTGAACGTTTGACTCCTTGGTCAGAATCTCCTTTGCCTGGAGAAGAAACAAACAGATTATGTATTTAATTGGTggcttttttaaagacattttacttAAATGTGATCATGTGAGTAAGctgaacaatgaaaaaaaaacaaaaaaactcttcaGATAGACAAACAGTAACTCATGTCATAAGCATCCACGTTTAGCAACATACTGACAAGTTATTGCAAGgtgttgaatattttttttaaagcaaagcGTTTGCTGATAAAAAGAATCGCTAAACTGTTGCTAACAGGAAATGTTCAGGTTTGCTTCTGTTCTACTTGGTTTCCGTGTAGGGTCGGATTATTTAACCATGGCTGCTTATTTTATATCACTTGTTGAGTCTATAAATAAGAGAAATAGTTCCAAAAGTCCAAGGTGACGTGAGATATGAAATGtatgatctaaaaaaaagagaaatacagaaaatccAAACATTCGATGATTCATGTGCTAGTGCTATTTTTTGTCTGCTGAACGACTAATTGAATAATCCTAACAGTGAGTTCCTGTTAGTGGTATTTCTCGAGTTATTACTGCATTAACAGTCAACAGCCGATAGTCTTAAGACACAAGTCAAAGCTTAATAAGAGCTGGTGATCAATCCAACAGAGCGCAAGATATCAACTCATCTGTGAATACAACAGTTTAAGGACATAATTTTGCTCTCTGCTAACTTGGaatgagctttctttttttagacatgttaTTGAATATTGAAAGCGTTATGTTTAGGCCAGCTAGTACCTTGATTATCGTGCACATCACTTTCTACTAATTtcaattaccccccccccccattcaccTATATTCCATCGTTCAGCCTAAACAAAATCCTCAGCTGACACTTCCAATTCTTTCCTTAAACAAACTACAGTTAAGTTTGGAGTTTTGAACTTCCATTTAATAAACTCTGGGCTCTGCACGTACATGATAACCTGCAGGTTCTCGGTAGTGTGATTTAAACCTAATGTTACATAACGTTTAAGAATGGTCGGTGATGCATAAAAGCTGCCCGGACGAGTTATCGTTGTGGTGCAACAAGCCTGAAGTGACGTCTGTCATCTTTAAGCAATGAACCGGTTGATCGATAAAGACAGGGTGCGGTGCAAATCATAACGTGCAACCTTATTAATGCACGTTCACTTTCTCTATAAAATGAGAATGCAACTTCCAAAATGGAACATTAGCCGAGTTCTGATCTGTGCGAAAAATGCAATCGTGTTATTAAACAAGCAGTAAAATGGGCTCCATCTATTTGCTGGTAATAATGTAAAGATGCAAATTTTCGGCCTGCCTGACCTGAGAGTACGGTTACGGTAAACGGCCCATATTAGAACACTTGGGTTGGGTTGGGCAGCGTACATGGCGATGATCTAGTGTTTTAATCAAATTATATAGCTGCTAAAGAGCTGTGAAACATTGGCAATCTTAGGATGCCTGAGAAAATAACCGCCTTGCTAGGACTTAATTTCAGAAATTAGTCGGGGCCCATCTCTCAATGTAGGCCACATTGAAAGCGAGGCCGACTGAGACATAATACAACTAACTTACCTTCTCGCAGAGTGTCCTGACTTGGTTTTCCGAGAGCTGCTTACACTCATTTAGCTGTTCAATCCATTGGTCTAAATCTTTAGTAAAAGATTTGTCTTCCATGACAGCCGCGGTAGCTCGCTGAGCTAGCTGTGTTACTAGTTACCTTAAAAAAACTGGCCTGAGTCTCAAAGCTAGCTGCTTCAGCCTTTAGCTCGTCGTATTGTTAACCCGATCTAGTCCCGCCAAATCGGTTGGAAAATCAACGAAAAGACCTAAAATTAACGAGCCGTTCGGTCAACTTCTATCATGATAAATTACCCACGTCAAGTTACCAACGTTAAAAAACAGATTATATTGGCCGGGGGTGTCAAAAGGGTCGAATGTCCCCGATGCGACAGACCGTAGCGGCGAGAAGCAGCGGCGTCGCAGCGACTAGCCGATTTGCTAAAAGACCTAGCTACAATAACATCCGGGCATTTCAGCAGCGCTCAGAGTGAGCGCACCAGCGACACCACGTGGTCAAACCTTGGACGACAAACAGTAAACTTCTTTAGGTTTTAATGGCGTTTGGCAAACTATTTTATTGGCCATTAGCCACTGGACTGGAATGTGGaacattcaaataaaagaacaagatgaaaaaaaagaaaaccgaAGAAAgctaaattatatattattccTGTTACTCCCAATTGACTAATTAGAAGATTGTGCACTTTCCATGGTGACTTTCCCAGCAGATTACGCAATGCAATGCTGTGTCCTTTCAGTATCGCTATAAATTCCATTCTTTCTTTATCAAACCCGTATGGGCCGTTTTGTGttattatatatcatatatgtTGCAATCCATCagcaccatagactgtataatacAACAAGTCTATGATCAGTACATGCATGACAGTTTCCAGTTTGTTACTGTACACAATACTGTGCACAGTAGTGTGCTTGCAAATTCTAGTATGGAGTAATTGGTTTGATCCTGTCTTCAAACAGTGAAATACTACAATGCTGCAGTTTTTATtccagtggtggaggaagtattcagatgaGTTAGGGTATTAGtaaaatatagtttaaaaaagtaaaaatgtcccCTGTGAATGTTGtactattatttattatatcattatattattatcaaTCATACATCAATGTAAAAGCAGGATTTTCATGTTGTAGTTGTTTGAGGTGGAGCTCATTTTGACGaatattcttattattattgttattattattactgttattttgttgtctttaaactgtctttttttatcaatttttttttcttgctaaaactgctgcaaatttcctcgcgggagtcatcccaaaaggatcactAAAGAAAAGTCTAAGTCTATGTTGAACTATTAAGAAATGATTatgttcaaaatgtattcatctgTTGGTTATTTGCCCTAATAATGGATTTTTTggtttgtaaaaatgtagttaaaataGCAAGAAATGGTCACAATTTCACCAGAGACCAAAGTGACACTTTCACAAAGTGTTTCgttttgttgaaaatattttcGAAATAAGTGATTTTCATtaacaaatgtattaaaagaataatgttttcagctgtacttgtaaAACTGTTGGGGAagtttaatttataacaaaacattataaactgttcacatgtttgttttatgcaaaaatcttaatttgtaaactaactaaaactaatgataatatataataatagcaatctttatttgtagagcacttttcaaaaacaagttacaaagtgctttaacaagtAAAGCACTTTTGTCGTTTACGGCAATCATAACCGTGTCGATAGTCGCTGCAATCAACCAAGACTAAAAACATAACTGACTAGCTACTGTCACACAAATGTAGTGAAATTGTAGTATAAAGTGgctagaaaagaaaatactcaagtaaagtaccttaACTATGTACTTGAGTGCAGTactttagtaaatgtacttgttaCATCCAACCACAGTTAAGAAGCCCTTCTGCTGTGTTTCTGTTACGGTGCTTACTAATGTAACACCGGTCCTACATTAAATCAAGCGCACCTACAGGGTGTCAACAGTGTTGTGCATGTGGAGCGCGGCCGTAAGGCTGCCTGTTTTACGGCAATCAAAACCGTGTAGCTAGTCGCTATAATCAACCAAGACTAAACCGTTTGCATTCAGACGAAAAACAGAACTGACTAACAATGGCTCATCTAACACAAAACCCCGCTGACAAAGAGAGGTGAGTTCTTGCAAAAGCTAGCCTGTTAGCCTAGCTAAGCTAAAGCTAGCTTGCTTAGCCCTTC includes:
- the LOC117944927 gene encoding serine/threonine-protein phosphatase 2A catalytic subunit beta isoform, which encodes MEDKSFTKDLDQWIEQLNECKQLSENQVRTLCEKAKEILTKESNVQEVRCPVTVCGDVHGQFHDLMELFKIGGKSPDTNYLFMGDYVDRGYYSVETVTLLVTLKVRFQERITILRGNHESRQITQVYGFYDECLRKYGNANVWKYFTDLFDYLPLTALVDGQIFCLHGGLSPSIDTLDHIRALDRLQEVPHEGPMCDLLWSDPDDRGGWGISPRGAGYTFGQDISETFNHANGLTLVSRAHQLVMEGYNWGHDKNVVTIFSAPNYCYRCGNQAAIMELDDTLKYSFLQFDPAPRRGEPHVTRRTPDYFL